From Bradyrhizobium sp. NDS-1, the proteins below share one genomic window:
- a CDS encoding histone yields MDDEKPITEQAMDTITNAVEATKDAAVTAVKQVKKAAKKVAKKVAPKKAAKKKTKKAAKKTTKKTAKKASKKAAKKATKKAAKKATKSKKKAKKAKR; encoded by the coding sequence ATGGACGACGAGAAGCCGATCACCGAGCAGGCGATGGACACCATCACCAACGCCGTGGAAGCGACCAAGGACGCCGCAGTCACCGCCGTCAAGCAGGTGAAGAAAGCAGCCAAGAAGGTCGCGAAGAAAGTAGCGCCGAAGAAAGCAGCCAAGAAGAAAACCAAGAAGGCTGCGAAGAAGACCACGAAGAAAACAGCAAAGAAGGCTTCAAAGAAAGCCGCGAAAAAGGCCACGAAGAAGGCCGCCAAGAAAGCCACCAAGTCTAAGAAGAAGGCCAAAAAGGCCAAGCGCTGA
- a CDS encoding DMT family transporter: protein MDRNQEALTARAAPILFVLLWSTGFIGTKYVVDNADPLTYLAIRMAIVVGLMAIIAGVARPKWPDGIGIAHSAVAGILVHGFYLGGTAIAIAHSIPAGLSALIPGLQPILTSTVANRWLGERVTPLQWAGLVLGLGGVVMILHNRPMTGEAGLGWLASVVSLISITLGTLYQRRYCNQIDWRAGNLVQYVAVTIFFAIGAFLFEDRVVHWTREFVLALAWLAVALSIGSIGLLYWLIRHAAATSVASLFYLVPAVTALMAYLLFGEKLDGLAIAGMATCAAAVFVVNRRS from the coding sequence ATGGACCGCAATCAAGAAGCCCTGACCGCCCGCGCCGCGCCGATCCTGTTCGTCCTGCTCTGGAGCACCGGCTTCATCGGCACCAAATACGTCGTCGACAACGCCGATCCGTTGACCTATCTCGCCATCCGCATGGCGATCGTGGTCGGCCTGATGGCGATCATCGCGGGCGTCGCGCGGCCGAAATGGCCTGATGGCATCGGCATCGCGCACAGCGCGGTCGCCGGCATTCTCGTCCACGGCTTCTATCTCGGCGGTACCGCGATCGCGATCGCGCATTCCATCCCGGCCGGACTCTCCGCTCTCATCCCGGGCCTTCAGCCGATCCTGACCTCGACCGTTGCCAATCGCTGGCTCGGCGAGCGGGTGACACCGCTGCAATGGGCAGGGCTCGTGCTCGGCCTCGGCGGCGTGGTGATGATCCTGCACAACCGTCCCATGACCGGCGAAGCCGGGCTTGGCTGGCTCGCCTCGGTGGTTTCGCTGATCAGCATCACGCTCGGCACCCTCTATCAGCGCCGCTACTGCAACCAGATCGACTGGCGCGCCGGCAATCTCGTGCAGTATGTCGCTGTCACCATTTTCTTCGCGATCGGTGCCTTCCTGTTCGAAGACCGCGTGGTGCATTGGACGCGGGAGTTCGTGCTCGCGCTCGCCTGGCTCGCCGTAGCACTCTCAATCGGATCGATCGGGCTGTTGTACTGGCTGATCCGCCACGCCGCGGCGACCTCGGTCGCGAGCCTGTTCTATCTGGTGCCTGCTGTGACCGCGCTGATGGCATATCTGCTGTTCGGCGAAAAGCTCGATGGGCTGGCGATTGCCGGCATGGCGACGTGCGCGGCCGCGGTGTTCGTCGTCAACCGGCGCTCCTAG
- a CDS encoding methyl-accepting chemotaxis protein, with protein sequence MSNLLTAKFLPQFKLGTKAVLCAVLLIAVNTALVVGAGYWSLTSAFNDRALRDIEVNLRTLALAFTEIVPDAKVTMRDGAVVRAEIPKMPDLKDHAIVDRAVSYVGGNATLFVFDDASGQFVRRSTNVKKENGDRAVGTQLAADHPGQAPLRRGEAYKGPATLFGKSFMTAYFPVADAAGKVVGILYVGIPMIQYESMLAHAIESMAVAAGLAALLVLVLTMLVVRRVTRPLISVTRSLTALANGQSDVAIECEDRADEIGEIARTVAVFKSNSLERARMRSEQAAATAAAAEQRKSDLRNFVEEFRGSVGGVLDKVLTSSGEFERAARQLTDVARSTADLSAQSAGASENASEHVRSAASASDELSQSISEIARRVQESNAISAEAVQQAEATDQRIAQLSEAGARIGDVVKLITSIAEQTNLLALNATIEAARAGDAGRGFAVVAQEVKTLAGQTAKATDEISNQIESMQLATEESVAAIKAISQTIERISGIAGSISAAVEQQKSATHNIVASVRAAVSGTADVAVNVRHAAKGASETGETSSRMFVSAQALSGESLHLKAEVDRFIDRVRAA encoded by the coding sequence ATGTCCAATCTTCTAACGGCGAAGTTCCTGCCGCAGTTCAAGCTCGGTACCAAGGCGGTCCTCTGTGCCGTGCTGCTGATCGCCGTGAACACGGCGCTCGTGGTCGGCGCCGGCTATTGGTCGCTGACATCCGCCTTCAATGATCGCGCATTGCGCGACATCGAGGTCAATCTGCGCACGCTGGCGCTGGCCTTTACCGAGATCGTTCCGGACGCCAAGGTCACAATGAGGGATGGCGCGGTGGTGCGCGCCGAGATCCCCAAAATGCCCGACCTCAAGGACCACGCCATCGTCGATCGGGCCGTGTCCTATGTCGGCGGCAATGCGACCCTGTTCGTGTTCGACGACGCGAGCGGGCAGTTCGTGCGACGCTCGACCAACGTGAAGAAGGAAAATGGCGATCGCGCCGTCGGCACCCAGCTTGCCGCCGACCATCCCGGGCAGGCGCCGCTGCGCCGGGGCGAGGCCTATAAGGGGCCGGCCACGCTGTTCGGCAAGTCGTTCATGACCGCCTACTTCCCGGTCGCGGACGCGGCCGGCAAGGTCGTCGGCATTCTCTATGTCGGCATTCCCATGATCCAGTACGAGAGCATGCTGGCCCACGCGATCGAGAGCATGGCAGTGGCCGCCGGGCTCGCCGCATTGCTGGTTCTTGTCCTGACGATGCTGGTCGTCCGCCGCGTCACCCGGCCGCTGATCTCGGTCACGCGCTCGCTCACCGCGCTTGCCAACGGCCAGAGCGACGTTGCGATCGAATGCGAGGATCGCGCCGACGAGATCGGCGAGATCGCCCGCACGGTCGCGGTGTTCAAGAGCAATTCGCTGGAGCGGGCGCGCATGCGCAGCGAGCAGGCGGCAGCCACAGCTGCGGCGGCCGAGCAGCGCAAATCCGACCTGCGCAACTTCGTCGAGGAGTTCCGCGGCAGCGTCGGCGGCGTCCTCGACAAGGTGCTCACCTCGTCCGGCGAGTTCGAGCGCGCGGCGCGGCAACTCACCGACGTCGCACGCTCCACCGCGGATCTGTCGGCTCAGTCCGCCGGCGCTTCCGAAAATGCCTCCGAGCACGTGCGTTCGGCAGCGTCAGCCTCGGACGAGCTGTCTCAATCGATCTCCGAGATCGCCCGGCGGGTCCAGGAATCGAACGCGATTTCCGCGGAGGCGGTGCAGCAGGCCGAGGCGACCGACCAGCGCATCGCGCAGCTTTCCGAGGCGGGCGCGCGCATTGGCGACGTCGTCAAGCTGATCACCTCGATCGCCGAGCAGACCAACCTGCTGGCGCTGAACGCCACCATCGAGGCCGCGCGCGCGGGCGATGCCGGTCGCGGCTTCGCGGTGGTGGCCCAGGAGGTCAAGACGCTGGCCGGCCAGACGGCCAAGGCGACCGACGAGATTTCGAACCAGATCGAGAGCATGCAGCTCGCGACCGAGGAATCGGTCGCCGCCATCAAGGCGATCAGCCAGACCATCGAGCGCATCAGCGGGATCGCAGGCTCGATCTCGGCTGCGGTCGAGCAGCAGAAGAGCGCGACCCACAACATCGTGGCCAGCGTTCGTGCCGCGGTGTCCGGCACCGCCGATGTCGCCGTCAATGTCCGTCACGCGGCCAAGGGCGCCAGCGAGACTGGCGAGACCTCGAGCCGGATGTTCGTCTCCGCACAGGCGCTCTCAGGCGAGAGCCTGCATCTCAAGGCTGAGGTCGACAGGTTCATCGACCGCGTGCGCGCGGCGTAA
- a CDS encoding ABC transporter ATP-binding protein, which translates to MTASPPLISLQSVSRTYRTDGVAVTAVRNVSFEIAQGEIVAVMGPSGSGKSTLMNMIGLLDLPNEGAVYLEGADVAALSEDRRSSLRARSIGFVFQSYNLLARHNAIENVALPLVYCGIARKERLARAEASLQAVGMLHRAHHFPRQLSGGEQQRVAIARALIASPLIVLADEPTGALDSRTGAEILALFAALNRTGQTIVMITHDPGIATRCRRTIRLHDGELVSDETLVPILPKRSALS; encoded by the coding sequence ATGACCGCCTCCCCGCCGCTCATCAGCCTGCAGTCGGTCAGCAGGACCTATCGCACCGACGGGGTCGCGGTCACCGCGGTGCGCAATGTCAGTTTCGAGATCGCGCAAGGCGAGATCGTCGCCGTGATGGGACCGTCCGGCTCCGGCAAATCGACATTGATGAACATGATCGGGCTGCTCGACCTGCCGAACGAGGGCGCCGTCTATCTGGAGGGAGCCGACGTCGCCGCTCTGTCGGAAGATCGCCGGTCGTCCTTGCGTGCCCGCAGCATCGGCTTCGTGTTCCAGTCCTACAATCTGCTCGCCCGCCACAACGCGATCGAGAACGTCGCGCTGCCGCTGGTCTATTGCGGCATCGCTCGCAAGGAACGTCTGGCGCGCGCGGAAGCGAGCCTTCAGGCCGTCGGCATGCTGCACCGGGCCCATCACTTCCCGCGGCAGCTCTCCGGCGGCGAGCAGCAGCGCGTCGCGATTGCGCGCGCGTTGATCGCCTCCCCGCTGATCGTGCTCGCCGACGAGCCGACCGGCGCGCTCGACAGCCGCACCGGCGCCGAGATCCTGGCCCTGTTCGCCGCGCTCAACCGGACCGGTCAGACCATCGTGATGATCACGCATGATCCCGGCATCGCGACGCGGTGCCGCCGCACGATCCGCCTGCATGACGGCGAGCTCGTCAGTGACGAGACCCTGGTCCCGATCCTGCCGAAACGGAGTGCGCTGTCATGA
- a CDS encoding response regulator transcription factor, translating to MSPDPKDSITPTPRERELMMLIARGLQNKNIAYELKISENTVRAHIGNIMRKYRLSNRTQIAIAFALHAAPLSLRRDLARADRRPTAPKPAPAPAPSPPVQTAPD from the coding sequence ATGAGCCCGGATCCGAAGGATTCGATTACCCCGACACCGCGCGAGCGTGAGCTGATGATGCTGATCGCGCGGGGGCTGCAGAACAAGAACATCGCCTACGAGCTCAAGATCTCGGAGAACACGGTGCGGGCGCATATCGGCAACATCATGCGCAAATACCGGCTCTCGAACCGAACGCAGATCGCGATCGCGTTTGCCCTGCACGCAGCGCCATTGTCGCTGCGCCGCGATCTTGCCAGGGCCGACCGCCGTCCGACGGCGCCAAAGCCCGCGCCGGCGCCTGCTCCAAGTCCACCGGTGCAAACCGCGCCGGATTGA
- a CDS encoding peroxiredoxin: MTLPIGTTAPDFEAETTEGKIKFHDWIGNSWALLFSHPKDFTPVCTTELGALAKLKPEFDKRGVKLMGLSVDPVDRHAKWSEDIKETQGAAPNYPMIGDTDYNVSKLYGMLPAAISGDPLTRTAADNQTVRNVFVIGPDKKIKLVLVYPMTTGRNFQEILRVIDSLQLTAKHRVATPADWSQGDDVIIAGSVSNDEAKTIYPQGWKEPKPYIRIVPQPK, translated from the coding sequence ATGACACTTCCGATCGGCACCACCGCACCCGACTTCGAAGCCGAGACCACCGAAGGGAAGATCAAGTTCCACGACTGGATCGGCAACAGCTGGGCACTGCTGTTCTCGCACCCCAAGGACTTCACGCCGGTTTGCACGACCGAGCTCGGCGCGCTCGCCAAATTGAAGCCGGAGTTCGACAAGCGCGGCGTCAAGCTGATGGGCCTGTCGGTCGATCCGGTCGACCGCCATGCCAAATGGTCGGAGGACATCAAGGAGACGCAAGGCGCGGCTCCCAATTATCCGATGATCGGCGACACCGATTACAACGTCTCGAAGCTCTACGGCATGTTGCCGGCCGCGATCTCGGGCGATCCCCTCACCCGCACCGCCGCCGACAACCAGACCGTCCGCAACGTCTTCGTCATCGGGCCGGACAAAAAGATCAAACTGGTGCTGGTCTACCCGATGACGACGGGGCGGAACTTCCAGGAGATCCTACGAGTCATCGACTCGCTCCAACTCACCGCCAAGCATCGCGTCGCGACCCCGGCCGACTGGTCGCAGGGCGACGACGTCATCATCGCGGGCTCGGTCTCCAATGACGAGGCCAAGACGATCTACCCGCAGGGTTGGAAGGAACCGAAACCCTACATCCGCATCGTGCCGCAGCCAAAATAA
- a CDS encoding ABC transporter permease produces MTMLQGFQIALHALRLNPLRSFLTMLGIVIGVASIVTVFAIGAGAQLRLQEQIRAIGANVLMITPGAVYQGGVRLKDGSKLTMTESDVQAILEQIPEIQAAAGSIAGTAQVIHEGKNWNTTINGTTTGHFMVRDWQLASGRYFSGPEEAGAGKVVILGSTVARELFAPGDDPIGAQIRIMKVPLEVVGVLDRKGPAQDDVAFVPLATAKLRFLGSASNINRDSVAYIIAKVTGDGQMAGARSEIENLLRQRHRIPAGQEDDFKVQDPAAAMEAQQGAIRTVALLLVAIASVSLLVGGISIMNVMIVSVTERTREIGIRRALGGRMRDIRLQFLCEALVLCLLGGAIGVAGGVTLSMTVARMAGWVTSIDGQAIGLALAFSIATGIVFGFYPAHKASKLSPIEALKTE; encoded by the coding sequence ATGACCATGCTCCAGGGCTTCCAGATCGCCCTGCACGCCTTGCGCCTCAATCCGCTGCGCAGCTTCCTCACCATGCTAGGCATCGTGATCGGCGTCGCCTCCATCGTGACGGTGTTTGCGATCGGAGCCGGCGCGCAGCTTCGCCTGCAGGAGCAGATCCGCGCGATCGGCGCCAACGTGCTGATGATCACCCCGGGCGCGGTCTATCAGGGCGGCGTGCGTCTCAAGGACGGCAGCAAGCTGACGATGACCGAGAGTGACGTACAGGCCATCCTCGAGCAGATTCCGGAAATCCAGGCCGCGGCCGGCTCGATCGCCGGGACGGCGCAGGTCATCCACGAGGGCAAGAACTGGAACACGACGATCAACGGCACGACGACGGGACATTTCATGGTGCGCGACTGGCAGCTTGCGAGCGGGCGATATTTTTCCGGCCCCGAGGAGGCAGGTGCGGGCAAGGTCGTGATCCTCGGCAGCACGGTCGCACGCGAGCTGTTCGCGCCCGGCGACGACCCGATCGGCGCGCAGATCCGGATCATGAAGGTGCCGCTCGAAGTGGTCGGCGTGCTCGATCGCAAGGGACCGGCGCAGGACGACGTCGCTTTCGTTCCGCTCGCCACCGCCAAGCTGCGCTTCCTCGGCAGCGCCAGCAACATCAATCGGGATTCAGTTGCGTATATCATCGCCAAGGTGACCGGCGACGGACAGATGGCGGGGGCGCGATCGGAGATCGAGAACCTGCTGCGGCAGCGCCACCGCATCCCCGCCGGCCAGGAGGACGACTTCAAGGTCCAGGATCCGGCCGCCGCGATGGAAGCGCAGCAGGGCGCGATCCGCACTGTCGCGCTGCTGCTCGTCGCCATCGCCTCGGTCTCGCTGCTCGTCGGCGGCATCAGCATCATGAATGTCATGATCGTGTCGGTCACCGAGCGCACGAGGGAGATCGGCATCCGCCGCGCGCTGGGCGGGCGGATGCGGGACATCCGGCTCCAATTTCTCTGCGAGGCCCTCGTGCTCTGCCTGCTCGGCGGCGCCATCGGCGTCGCCGGCGGCGTCACGCTCTCGATGACGGTCGCCCGCATGGCGGGTTGGGTCACCTCGATTGACGGCCAGGCGATCGGCCTCGCCCTCGCCTTCTCGATCGCCACCGGAATCGTCTTCGGTTTCTATCCCGCCCACAAGGCATCCAAGCTCAGCCCGATCGAGGCGCTCAAAACGGAGTGA
- a CDS encoding cryptochrome/photolyase family protein produces MVSKSQTRPSLTTPSAPPIIVWFRDDLRLSDHPALHAAAKTGAPVLCLFVLDDGVGRPPGAATRWWLAQSLRALAAEIAARGGALVLRRGPVARVIPEVAQESGARAVYWNGIAQAPHQTIERQLGAALARLGVDSQSFPGDLLVPPSAIRTKEGRGLRVFTPFWRRVLALGDPPKPLSAPKELRPAATNAGDGLESWRLEPTKPDWAGGLRESWTPGEASARRRLRDFLKHTARRYVGDRDRPDRDGTSGLSPHLRFGELSPRQVWHAARFAADEDPALGPGIEKFLSELGWREFCRHLLHDHPDLATENLQANFDGFPWTPDQKALAAWRRGRTGYPIVDAGLRELWHTGVMHNRVRMVVASFLVKHLLVDWREGEAWFWDTLVDADAGSNPANWQWVAGCGADAAPYFRVFNPQLQGEKFDPDGTYVRAWVPELKDLPVKLIHQPWRATPIELASAGITPGKTYPQPIVDHARGRERALAAYAKIRKG; encoded by the coding sequence ATGGTTTCCAAATCGCAAACGAGGCCCTCCCTGACCACGCCAAGCGCGCCGCCCATCATCGTCTGGTTCCGCGATGATCTTCGGCTGTCCGACCATCCCGCCCTCCACGCCGCCGCGAAAACCGGCGCACCTGTGCTCTGCCTCTTCGTCCTGGACGACGGGGTCGGGCGGCCACCCGGCGCCGCAACGCGCTGGTGGCTGGCGCAGTCGCTGCGGGCGCTTGCGGCCGAGATCGCCGCGCGCGGCGGAGCGCTGGTCCTGCGCAGGGGACCCGTGGCCAGGGTGATCCCCGAGGTGGCGCAGGAGAGCGGCGCCCGCGCCGTCTACTGGAACGGGATCGCGCAGGCGCCGCATCAGACGATCGAGCGCCAACTCGGGGCAGCGCTGGCAAGGCTCGGCGTCGACTCACAGAGCTTCCCTGGTGACCTCCTTGTCCCGCCCTCGGCGATCCGCACCAAGGAGGGCCGCGGCTTGCGCGTGTTCACGCCATTCTGGCGGCGCGTGCTGGCGCTCGGCGATCCGCCAAAACCCCTGTCTGCTCCGAAAGAGCTTCGCCCGGCTGCGACAAATGCGGGCGACGGGCTGGAGAGCTGGAGGCTCGAGCCGACCAAACCCGACTGGGCCGGCGGCCTGCGCGAGAGCTGGACACCGGGCGAGGCCTCGGCCCGCAGACGCCTGCGCGACTTCCTCAAGCACACCGCGCGCCGTTATGTCGGCGATCGCGACCGCCCGGATCGCGACGGCACCTCAGGCCTGTCGCCGCACTTGAGGTTCGGCGAACTCAGCCCCCGGCAAGTCTGGCACGCGGCGCGGTTCGCTGCGGATGAAGACCCGGCACTCGGACCGGGCATCGAAAAGTTCCTGAGTGAGCTCGGCTGGCGCGAGTTCTGCCGCCATCTGCTCCACGATCACCCCGACCTCGCCACCGAAAACCTGCAGGCGAACTTCGACGGCTTCCCCTGGACACCGGACCAGAAGGCGCTTGCCGCCTGGCGGCGCGGCCGCACCGGCTATCCCATTGTCGATGCCGGCCTGCGCGAGCTCTGGCACACCGGGGTGATGCACAACCGGGTGCGGATGGTGGTGGCCTCGTTCCTGGTCAAGCACCTACTGGTCGACTGGCGCGAGGGCGAAGCCTGGTTCTGGGATACGCTGGTCGATGCCGACGCGGGCAGCAACCCCGCGAACTGGCAGTGGGTCGCCGGCTGCGGCGCCGATGCTGCGCCCTATTTCCGCGTGTTCAATCCCCAGCTCCAGGGCGAGAAGTTCGATCCGGATGGAACCTATGTTCGGGCCTGGGTGCCGGAGCTGAAGGATCTGCCGGTGAAGCTGATCCACCAGCCTTGGCGGGCAACCCCGATCGAGCTTGCGAGCGCGGGCATCACGCCCGGCAAGACCTATCCGCAGCCGATCGTCGATCATGCCAGGGGACGCGAGCGCGCGCTCGCCGCTTACGCAAAGATCCGCAAAGGTTGA